One genomic window of Pocillopora verrucosa isolate sample1 chromosome 8, ASM3666991v2, whole genome shotgun sequence includes the following:
- the LOC131789432 gene encoding titin-like, translating into MDPVGKDVKEAVCEAEKFFSVTLAKEKLSPAAEIERTLLADKFRKLKTQLGLQNELSGGGKGPPRPPKGKIPVPAPVPAANDDLGGEELYDDVAAVIAQDDQYYEMSQGVEGNDVPTSADTGGENYEVMSAEQENEAQGGEAAGEDYMAMEDDPGQEDYVEPQAENTADENYEVTEQSVKPPAPAEQEENYEIPGADEDYEVTDTDHSAPKDADGEMYEGIEAPDSLVDGTVNWDQLKQSTSPEKVQGVIITGFLNKRRKEGKVYLGSKFQKRFCVVRNHAMYYFKDKKANKQQGHILLPGYKVQLANKRGREFHLTHSGGQRTYQFETNSKEETEKWIKAIQRACDAPLSEHQRAKLEEMRNRHTAGDDDSLHYVDACLKNEAVEEEDEVYDDTQEDLYEAVETVQPPVSNHPSPGPSREVVDYEVSPTAVPSKQAPLPLFPGENKTVEPIQEEEYELPEASAPPPRPSKTEPMPPIPSEGKRPEIPPPRPSKGQPSASPVPPARPVPQQDDMYEVAEPNAPDNTSDLPPPPPPVSVEENYEVADTQAPAPPPMRPPKRPQPQIPQLPVIPPVESPAEKAPERPSKPAAKPQPPAPKPKDEPPPSPKEVQTIEINYANIYQALWTCEADDKDELAFRRGDLIYIYEKPHNDWWIGSLFKPQGYSVGLVPKKYVMEAYEMTA; encoded by the exons AggctgaaaagtttttttctgttacactggccaaagaaaaactttctcCAGCAGCAGAGATAGAGCGTACCTTGCTAGCAGACAAGTTCAGAAAGTTGAAAACCCAACTAGGATTGCAGAATGAGTTGTCTGGTGGTGGTAAAGGACCTCCACGTCCACCAAAGGGTAAAATTCCTGTGCCAGCACCTGTACCAGCAGCCAATGATGACCTGGGTGGAGAGGAACTCTATGATGACGTGGCTG CTGTTATAGCTCAAGATGATCAATACTATGAAATGAGCCAGGGTGTCGAGGGAAATGATGTACCAACAAGTGCGGATACGGGTGGTGAGAACTATGAGGTGATGTCAGCTGAGCAGGAAAATGAGGCTCAAGGTGGAGAGGCTGCCGGTGAAGACTACATGGCTATGGAAGATGATCCAGGCCAAGAAGATTATGTAGAACCTCAAGCAGAGAACACTGCAGATGAGAATTATGAAGTTACAGAGCAAAGTGTGAAGCCTCCAGCTCCAGCTGAGCAAGAAGAAAACTATGAGATCCCAGGTGCTGATGAAGATTATGAAG TTACAGACACGGATCATTCTGCTCCAAAGGACGCAGATGGTGAGATGTATGAAGGCATTGAAGCACCAGATAGTTTAGTAGATGGAACTGTCAACTGGGATCAACTAAAACAGAGCACAAGTCCTGAGAAAGTTCAAGGTGTCATTATAACAG GTTTTTTGAACAAACGTCGCAAGGAAGGAAAGGTGTATTTGGGAAGTAAGTTTCAGAAGAGGTTCTGTGTAGTGCGTAACCACGCGATGTACTACTTTAAGGACAAGAAGGCCAACAAACAACAAGGGCATATCTTGCTGCCAGGTTACAAAGTACAGCTAGCCAATAAGAGAGGCCGAGAGTTTCATCTCACGCATTCGGGTGGCCAGAGGACTTACCAG TTTGAGACAAACAGTAAGGAAGAAACAGAAAAGTGGATAAAAGCCATTCAGAGGGCTTGTGATGCTCCGCTGTCTGAACATCAAAGGGCTAAATTAGAAGAAATGCGCAACAGGCACACCGCAGGAGATGATGACAGCCTTCACTATGTTGACGCGTGCCTAAAAAACGAAGCTGTGGAAGAAGAAGACGAAGTGTATGATGACACTCAAGAAGATTTATACGAAGCAGTGGAGACTGTTCAACCACCTGTTTCAAACCACCCCTCTCCAGGCCCTTCACGGGAAGTGGTTGACTACGAAGTTTCTCCCACGGCTGTCCCCTCAAAACAGGCCCCGCTTCCACTTTTCCCTG gtgaaaacaaaacagtcgAACCAATTCAAGAAGAGGAATACGAACTACCCGAGGCATCTGCACCTCCACCTCGACCCAGCAAGACAGAACCCATGCCACCCATCCCCAGCGAAGGCAAACGACCAGAGATACCACCCCCGCGACCTTCTAAAGGACAGCCATCAGCCTCTCCCGTCCCTCCTGCCCGTCCTGTACCGCAGCAAGATGACATGTATGAAGTTGCTGAACCAAACGCCCCTGACAACACCTCAGACTTACCGCCTCCCCCACCCCCTGTGTCAGTGGAAGAAAATTACGAAGTTGCTGATACTCAAGCTCCTGCCCCACCTCCGATGCGTCCACCCAAAAGACCTCAACCCCAGATTCCACAGCTGCCAGTCATTCCTCCAGTGGAGTCAC CTGCAGAGAAAGCTCCTGAGCGACCATCAAAGCCAGCGGCTAAGCCACAGCCTCCTGCACCTAAACCGAAAGACGAACCACCTCCGAGTCCCAAAGAAGTTCAGACGATTGAAATCAACTATGCTAACATCTATCAAGCCCTGTGGACCTGTGAAGCAGATGACAAAGATGAGCTGGCATTCCGGCGAGGTGACCTGATTTATATTTACGAAAAGCCGCATAACGATTGGTGGATCGGGTCTTTGTTCAAACCTCAAGGGTATAGTGTAGGTCTGGTGCCGAAAAAATATGTCATGGAGGCGTACGAGATGACAGCGTAA